One segment of Coffea arabica cultivar ET-39 chromosome 7c, Coffea Arabica ET-39 HiFi, whole genome shotgun sequence DNA contains the following:
- the LOC113699597 gene encoding uncharacterized protein — MANARTLRELAAPNFNQQSLCITFPNLDEETPFELKFGLIQLLPFFHDFSGEEPYRDLHEFDVSMKPPGITEEQIKMRAFPFSLKDAAKDWFYYLPPGSITTWEQLKKKFLKKYFPASRAASLRKEIYGITQHLGESLYDYWERFKKLCTRCHQHQISEQFLIQYFYEGLLYTDRSLINAASGAIRQLAVGNLQQAKTCGICKGTSHLTDWCPVLQDEGVEQVTMASNKQQQDFQPQYLTKSQSYSSNAHMSLEDTVKTLVANTMQLQQNAIQYQQRTDTSIRNVENQLSQMVSTLHRLESQEKGRLPSQPEINPKNVSAITLRSEKEIKGPTILKDKSQDQI; from the exons ATGGCTAATGCTCGAActttaagggagttggctgctccaaACTTTAATCAACAGTCATTATGCATTACCTTTCCAAATTTAGATGAAGAAACTCCTTTTGAATTAAAGTTTGGCCTAATTCAACTTTTAcctttttttcatgatttttcaggTGAGGAGCCTTACAGGGACTTGCATGAATTTGATGTAAGTATGAAACCCCCGGGGATTACTGAGGAGCAGATAAAAATGCGAGCATTTCCCTTTTCTCTCAAGGACGCGGCAAAAGATTGGTTCTACTATCTGCCACCAGGTAGTATAACAACTTGGGAACAGTTAAagaagaagtttttgaaaaaatattttcccgCGTCAAGAGCCGCCAGTTTGAGAAAGGAAATATACGGCATTACACAGCATCTAGGGGAGTCTCTCTATGACTATTGGGAGAGATTCAAGAAACTGTGTACTAGATGCCACCAGCACCAGATTAGCGAGCAGTTTCTAATTCAATATTTCTATGAAGGTTTGTTATATACAGATAGAAGTCTTATAAACGCTGCTAGTGGAG CTATTCGACAGTTGGCTGTAGGGAATTTGCAGCAGGCCAAAACATGTGGTATTTGTAAGGGCACGAGTCATCTCACAGATTGGTGTCCAGTGTTACAAGATGAAGGAGTTGAACAAGTGACCATGGCTAGCAACAAGCA GCAGCAAGATTTTCAACCGCAGTACCTCACGAAATCTCAATcttattcatcaaatgctcaCATGTCTTTGGAGGATACGGTCAAGACATTGGTTGCCAACACCATGCAACTCCAGCAAAATGCCATTCAATACCAACAAAGGACGGACACGAGCATAAGAAACGTAGAAAATCAGTTGAGTCAGATGGTCTCTACATTACATCGCTTGGAGTCTCAAGAGAAAGGAAGACTTCCATCTCAGCCTGAAATTAACCCAAAGAACGTGAGTGCCATTACCCTCAGAAgtgaaaaagaaattaaagggcCTACGATTCTGAAGGATAAGAGTCAGGATCAAATTTAA